The following nucleotide sequence is from Zea mays cultivar B73 chromosome 1, Zm-B73-REFERENCE-NAM-5.0, whole genome shotgun sequence.
acgaggcaacaaagtgcaaatgcaatttgcgtcaccatgtactctttctccatatttttcccactgggtttttgggAGTTTTAAAGAGGCATGTgctggtcgcggtattcgcccaagggggagtgttaagtaaccctagttagggttatgtgggcaaataccgactttgcccctgaggggtctcacatctctatataaggaacatgtacaccccTTCATAAGATAGAgaacagaaagaggccagaggcccaaccctatatccagtgtcttatgtgtttcctctgtcgtgcttatgggaagggagacgggtcttctacagcttctcgcgcctctactgctgacgggagggaagggagcagaTCTGGTGATCTGCggcaacgtagttctcaacagtcTGTTCATTTTAGTTGCCTACCCGAAGGTACGGTATGGAATCGTTACGCTTTTAAGCCCTGTACGTATGACATGTGACTAGAAGGGGAGTTCTCGCCTTCTCGGTGCCCTGTTACATGGCTCATGGCTGGTTGCTACTATTTCAAGAGGTGGCCATTCGGCCTCTGTGGGCGGCTGGTCGGCAAAGCTGTCTAGCGCATGAACGCCCTAAAGGATATATGCCTTATTTTAAGTGCAGGAACCTTTTCCCAATCACAAGTGGAAATCGTATGTTTTCTGATGCTTAATCCATGCACTCCATTTGAAATTATGGGATACTTTTTTTTAGATTCATTGTTTTTATTATGTACTTGCATAAATACATAATATATCTAGATATAAAATAAAAATATTGTATCTAGAAAAATCGAAACGTTGTACTTGCATAGATATTGTATATAAAATGAAATTATTGTACTTGCATAGATACATAATTGTTTTTTTAGATTCATTGTTTTTATTATGCTTAAAGGATTTGAGATGGACGGGGGGTTATAGATTTTTTAAATTGCTGAAATCTAGGACCGTCGGCCATTGTCAGTTCGATCACTTTTCAGCTTGTTCATCCCGTTTTTTCTGTAAATTATCTCTGGTATTAGTGTACAATCAGGAGATATCAACTGGAAAATGGTGCTTACCGCAGTGCTGTCTAGAATGACAAGAAGCAATGTTTACGATCCCAACCAGGCTGCTTTCAGAAACCAACTTTGGTTGCCAATACAAATGGAATAAACAGTCACAGAAGGCTTAAACCGCCGATAATAATGCAACAATTAATCCACTCCATGGGATGGGCCCCAAGAGAATGAGGTGTTGGTAGGTTTGGCGTTAATCTACTCCCAATAATTTGCGAGCCCATCCGCCTAATTAATAGCAGGCGATGGACACGGTATTTTTCCATCACTAGCCACCTAATTTATATCCCAGGCCATTTTACATAGATGGATGGGTCATGGATAAGCAACATGAACAGTAGGTGCATGTCTCCCTCAGATCGCTAGCAAATTTTTCCTGACATCAAATCTCCAGACACCGAATGTTCCTGGGGAAAATGCTCTCTCACtatactaagggggtgtttggttctgtggactaaagtttagatcgggtcacatcaagcgtttaaCTTTCAAATATGAGTATGAAATATAAACCCAACCAACTGTACTAGATTCGTCTCACTTTTTAATCTTCGGTtgagaaattagttttataatccgactacatttaataccctgAACGGAGGTTTaaacattcgatgtgataggggctaaattttagcagggtcaaaccaaacaccccttaagaATATACATTTTGTTATACCTGACGATCGCACAGTATCATAGCACTAAGAAAAAAAAAGTTCTGAGAGGGATTCGGTGGTGCACGTGCCCGCCTCTAGCAACTTTGACGGACGGTCGATCAGAGCTCATAACTCAGAAGGTGGCTTTCTTGAGCGAGGTGATGGTGACCGACGACCCCAGCGCGGAGGCGCCGACCTGGACGTCGAAGGAGTCGTAGCGGAGGAAGAGCTCGGCGACGAGAAGGCGCGCGATGAGCACGACGAAGTCCTTGCCGGCGCACTGCTTGTCCTGCAGCGTGGGCGACGCCGTCTCGGGCCCGTTGGACCAGACGACGTGGCGGAGCAGCTGCGCGCCGTCCTCCCCGAGGAACCTGTCGGGCACGTACTCCTCGGCGCGCGCGAAGACGCGCGGGTCCTTGGTGGCCATGGGCTGGTAGCCGAAGAGCATCTCGCCCTCGCGCACCTCGAAGCCGTAGTCGTGGCTCTCCACCACCATGTCCCGCTTGGCGCGGCCGTACTGCATGGCCACGGGGggctcgatgcgcagcgcctcgtaCACGGCCGACTCCACCAGCGGCATCTCCGCCAGCGCCTTCATGGTGACCTCGCCGGCGTGGGCGCGCACGGCGTCGCGCACCTCCGTGGCCAGCCGGCCGTGCGCGCGCGCGCCGGCGCGGCCCAGCCACTTGACGAGCGACGGGAACAGGATTTTCATGCCGCCGAAGGAGTTGAAGCACGTGGCGAAGAGGATGTTGTGCACCGCCTCCTCCCGCGCAATGCCGAGGCGCTCGCCCTCGTCGACCACGGTCCTGGCCGCGTCGCGGAAGAAGTCGGCGAGCCGGCCGTAGTCCTTCCTGACCAGCGCCGGCGGGAGGCGGAACGAGTGGAGCAGGGAGTCCTCGAGGTGCTTGGGCAGGCCGAGGCTGAGCAGCGGGCTGAGCTGGAACAGCACCCACTTGGTGATCAGCTTGGGCCCGTCGCCATGGAGCGCGGACTCGGCGGGGTCGCGCCCCAGCAGCGCCTGGCAGAGGAAGGAGAAGGCGGCGGCGTCGTTGTGGTGGCCGAAGTCGGCCTTGCCGACCCGGGCGAGCTCGTTCTCCACGACCCCGAAGAGGTCGCCGTACACCTCGCGGAACTTGGGGATCACGTGCTGCCGACGGTGCGAGAGGAGGTAGAAGAGGAGCGCCTTGAGCGGGCCGTGGCTGGGCTCGGCGGGGTCGATGTACGAGAGCATGCGGTAGCCGCCGGTGAGGTCGGTGGAGGGCATGAAGGTGCCCGTGAACAGGTCCGTCTTGTCGACGAGCGAGGTGTCGAAGAGCACCGGGAAGGAGGCGGCGTCCAGGAGCGCCACCACGCGCGGGTCGCGCGCCACGAAGGGGCCCGGCGGCATGTTGAGCCGCACCACGGTGGAGCCGTGCGCGCGCACGCGGGAGGCGAAGAAGCCGTCGCGGCCGCCCGGCCCGTAGAAGTACTCGAACCGGTCGCGGACCGCGCCCAGCACCGGCGGGCCGTAGTCACCCGGCACCTCCCGCAGCGGGAGCCGGCGTTTCGGGGACAGCACCTCGCGCGGGCGGTCCGTCGCCGCCGACGCGCCCGCCCTGGTCGTCTGCCGCCGCAGGCGGGCGCGTgatgacggcggcggcggcgaggagaaggaggaggagagGTAGGTCGCCGTGGCCATCTGTTGATCTGCTCGCGGACCGGCGCCGAAGTCTGGTGCGGTATGCTAGAACGGACAGCGAGTGACGTGTGCAGTGGCGCTTAGCCGGTGTGGTTATTGTTATAAAATATAATCAGCTGCTCTCTGGTGGCAACCGACGTCTCCCAAAGGGACGTGCCCCTGCACATCCCCACGTACGGACGTGGCTTTTGACCCCTCCTTTTGTGTCTCCTCCCCTTGTATAAATACATTGCTTTATTCAATAAAGAAACAGAGGTTCTCATTTCATTCTCGCACAGTTTCTACTTTACACGTTATCAGCACTTGCTTTAcaaaagagagaaaaaaaagccAAAACAAGAACAGCGGAGGCAAGGAGTTCTTCATCAAAAGAAAAACAGTCGGGTACGCTATGATCTACAAAGATCTTTCTGTTGCCCTCCTTACCTTCATCCTTCGGTTTTTGAACGGTGGCCATCGTCGCCGGCGAGGCGCTGACTTTGCCGCACGTCGTCTTCTACGTGCTGCGCATCGACATGGTCGCCACCATGCCAAGAAGCGCAGCAAGAAGGACGCCCGGGCCACACTTGACCCTGAGCGCGTCCGTCGGACCGGGGGTGATCCTGGCGCTGGTCCCAGCAACGTTGCGGCACCTGCTGCACCGCCGCAGCAACCGCCAGCGCCACGCCAAGACCGATGGGTGCGTCCTCCATCGCCTTCGCCGGAGCGGGTTGCAGAGCGGTTGCGTGAGTCCGAGACCCAGCAGCCGCTCCGTCCAATGCGGTACTGCCCCCTCCATGGATGGGGGCCGTGTCCTGCTCGCCAACCGCGGGCTCCTCCAACGGATGCAGACATCGCCGCCCCCGCTGTTCGATCGAGCGGACTGCTCGTTCAAGTCACCTCTCCAGCGCGCCCTCGTGCCCGGACACGGCTGACTGCGCGGAAATCAACCGGCCCTCGCGGTCGCCCCGTCGGCCAGATCGCATCCACGTCCACCGCGGCGGTTGCCGTCGACGCCACCTCttcctcctccgacgatgagaGGATCGCCTTAGTCCTCGGCGACGGGGTGCAGCAGCGACTGCCTACTCCGACTCCCGACGACGGCCCATCCGGAACGGTCTCACCGCCGGCGCTCTTGAGCCCAAGCGGCAACAGAGTGGTCCGTCGGCTCGCGCACCACCTTTCCCCACGGCCAAGTGCTCCGGGGTCGTGGTCTGCAACCGCAAGACCGTCCGACGACGACGTCCGTGAGCGCTCGCGCTCGCCGCCTCGTCGTCTTCCATGAGTGTGGCCTCGCTCGGCCACGGCGTGCTCggccctgcgcgcgtggaccgcccCGGCAGCAGGCGGCGCGGCTGCTCGCCCGCGCCCGGCAACAGGCGGCTCGGCCTCGGTAGGGACCGCGGCGGCTTGCCTTGGCCTGCGCGGCTCTGCCCGCCCCGGCAGCAGGCGGCGCGGCCTCGGCAGGGCCCGCGGCGGCTCGCCCTGGCCTGCGCGGCTCTGCCCGCCCCGGCAGCAGGCGGCGCGGCTGCTCGCCCACGCCCGGCAGCAGGCGGCGCGGCCTTGGCAGGGCCCGCGGCGGCTCGCCCAGACCTGCGCGGCTCGCCCGCCCCGGCAGCAGGCGGCGTGGCTGCTTGCCCGCGCCCGGCAGCTCGCAGCCCGGCCTCGGCAGGGCCCGCGGCTGCTCGCCCGCCTCCGTCACCCGCGGCCGCGCGGATGCCCTACGCCCTGACCGACACGACGGCAGCCCTGGCCTGCGAGGATTCTCTGCGACGGACGAGGACGGCGCGACCTCTGCCCTTGGCGGCTTGCACAGGCAGCGGCGGCTCATGGGGCAAAACCCTAACTGCCATCCCTTAAAGAGGCCACGCACGCCCAT
It contains:
- the aos4 gene encoding allene-oxide synthase4; the protein is MATATYLSSSFSSPPPPSSRARLRRQTTRAGASAATDRPREVLSPKRRLPLREVPGDYGPPVLGAVRDRFEYFYGPGGRDGFFASRVRAHGSTVVRLNMPPGPFVARDPRVVALLDAASFPVLFDTSLVDKTDLFTGTFMPSTDLTGGYRMLSYIDPAEPSHGPLKALLFYLLSHRRQHVIPKFREVYGDLFGVVENELARVGKADFGHHNDAAAFSFLCQALLGRDPAESALHGDGPKLITKWVLFQLSPLLSLGLPKHLEDSLLHSFRLPPALVRKDYGRLADFFRDAARTVVDEGERLGIAREEAVHNILFATCFNSFGGMKILFPSLVKWLGRAGARAHGRLATEVRDAVRAHAGEVTMKALAEMPLVESAVYEALRIEPPVAMQYGRAKRDMVVESHDYGFEVREGEMLFGYQPMATKDPRVFARAEEYVPDRFLGEDGAQLLRHVVWSNGPETASPTLQDKQCAGKDFVVLIARLLVAELFLRYDSFDVQVGASALGSSVTITSLKKATF